Proteins encoded together in one Terriglobus saanensis SP1PR4 window:
- a CDS encoding DUF6282 family protein: protein MLVVAGTLFGQGASSAKPLAGAIDIHMHCGPDVLPRSVDAIDVARLAKAEGMRAIVLKNHYVPTANDAYLVRKVVPGIEVFGGIDLNRTVGGMNAAAVENMAHISGGYGRMVWMTSFDSRAAVEAEKGPNKRPYVAVTQDGELLPEVKQVIAVIAKYNLILETGHNYPDEILSMIREANRVGVKHIVVTHAMIAPIHMNIDQMKQAASMGAYLEFVYNGLIGPYKEFSFEDYAKAIHAVGADHIILSSDLGQVVNPVHTEGLKRFYAGLLQAGVSQTEIDTMARSNPATVLDLK from the coding sequence ATGTTGGTTGTTGCAGGTACTCTCTTCGGTCAGGGTGCTTCGTCCGCGAAGCCTCTGGCCGGAGCAATTGACATTCACATGCACTGTGGCCCGGACGTGTTGCCACGTTCCGTGGACGCGATCGATGTCGCGCGTCTTGCCAAGGCGGAAGGCATGCGGGCGATTGTTCTCAAAAACCACTACGTGCCCACCGCGAATGATGCGTATCTCGTACGGAAAGTAGTACCGGGCATCGAGGTCTTTGGCGGTATCGATTTGAATCGCACCGTCGGCGGCATGAACGCTGCGGCAGTTGAGAACATGGCGCACATCTCGGGAGGCTATGGCCGCATGGTGTGGATGACGAGCTTTGATTCCCGTGCGGCAGTTGAAGCCGAGAAGGGGCCCAACAAGCGTCCCTATGTTGCCGTAACCCAGGATGGCGAATTGCTGCCGGAGGTGAAGCAGGTGATTGCCGTCATCGCAAAGTACAACCTGATACTGGAGACCGGGCATAACTATCCGGACGAAATCCTGTCAATGATTCGCGAAGCGAATCGCGTGGGCGTGAAGCACATTGTCGTAACGCACGCGATGATTGCACCGATTCATATGAACATCGACCAGATGAAGCAGGCCGCGTCCATGGGCGCGTATCTGGAGTTTGTTTACAACGGCCTGATCGGCCCCTACAAAGAATTTTCCTTCGAGGATTATGCCAAGGCTATTCATGCAGTTGGCGCGGACCACATTATTCTTTCCAGCGATCTGGGCCAGGTGGTGAACCCGGTGCATACCGAAGGACTGAAGCGTTTTTATGCAGGTCTTCTGCAGGCGGGTGTATCACAGACGGAGATCGACACCATGGCTCGAAGCAATCCGGCAACGGTTCTTGACCTCAAATAG